Sequence from the Clostridium saccharobutylicum DSM 13864 genome:
GAATGTTCATGATTGGTGAAGTTAGTGAAGATGCTAAAAAATTAGTAACAGTAGCTAGAGAATGTATGATAAAAGGAATAGAAGCTATAAAACCATGGGGATTCTTAGGGGATATAGGAGCAGCTTGTGGAGAACATGCTCATAAAAATGGATATAGCGTTGTTAGGGCATTAGGTGGTCATGGAGTTGGAAATGAGTTCCATGAAGATCCATTTGTAGCTCATATAGGCAAGAAGGGAACAGGAATGTTGTTAGTTCCAGGAATGGTGTTAACTGTAGAGCCTATGGTTAATGAAGGCACATACGATGTATTTGTTGATGAAGTAAATGAATGGACTATATATACTGCTGATGATAAATTATCAGCTCAATGGGAACACACAGTTTTAATCACTGAAACTGGAGTTGAAATTTTAGCTAAATAATGATAAGGCACATGAAAATAAATAACAGTCCAAATTGTCGTGGATATTTTTCATCATGCAAGAAGGTAAATAGGCTGGCAAATGGACTTGTTACTTTTTTGAATGTGCCTAAGCAACTTTAAACTCAGAGTTGTTATATAATTAACCGAAAGAAATGGTGCTCTGCTTGTTTTGGTTACTAGAGAAACCTGCTAATAAAAGTCAATACTTTTATAGCAGGTTTCTCAATGTAACACTCAACAAAAAAGTACCATTTTTTTCTGGCTTGAAATATGTTTCAATGTATCTAGATTCATGCAATTACTAGCTTAAAGAAAAATAATTATAAGTAAGTGATTAGAATTCAATAAATTATGTCAATAATAAAAATAATTGATTCAGCATACTATAGAATTTTGATTTTATTCGATAAATTAAAGTTCAAATTTTAATGCCTATTATTCATTAACATATTTTTATGATAATATTATAGTAAGAAAATCGTAAACCAATAAATTATAGATATCCAAATCAAGACTTAAACTTATAATTAGAATATGCTTCCATACTAGAAATTGCATACATTTTTGTGAAACAGGCATTGTACTTAGAACCTTTCAGTGAAAATTTCATGGCCCTGTGGAACAAAAATGTATGGAATTTCGGTTATTCACCACATAAGTATGATTTATAGTTTGGATATCTATACCATTGTTTGTATTATATTAATTTAAGGAGTAATAATTGATGAGTAACTCAGCAATAGATTTTTTAGAAAAATACTATGGATATAAGTCTTTTAGAAGAGGGCAGGAGAGTATAATTAATAGCATAATAGATGGAAAAGATGTACTAGCTATTATGCCAACAGGTGGAGGTAAATCTATTTGTTACCAGATACCTGCTTTAATGCTTGAAGGCATGACTATAGTAATTTCACCTCTTATATCTCTTATGAAAGATCAAGTTGATACTTTGAAAGATATGGGTATTAAAGGAGAACTAATAAATAGTACTTTAAGTGCATCGGAAGAAAATGAAGTAATAAATAATATTGAAAATGGAAATATTAAAATTTTGTATATAGCTCCAGAAAGACTTGAATCAATGGGGTTCTTAGATGTTATTTCAAGATGCAATATTTCTCAAATTGCAGTAGATGAAGCACATTGTATATCTCAATGGGGACATGATTTTAGATCAAGTTACAAAAGGATATCTTATTTTATTGATTTACTTAAAGATAGACCAATAATAACAGCATTTACAGCAACAGCATCAGAAGAAGTAAGGGAAGATATAATAAATCTCCTTAGATTAAAGGATCCAAAGGTTTTTGTAACAGGATTTGATAGAGAGAATTTGGCCATAAATGTAATTAAAGGCGGAAGCAAGAAAAGCTATTTATATAACTATATTGAAAATAACAAAGATGTTTCAGGGATAATTTATGCAGCAACAAGAAAAGAAGTTGATAATATATATGAAGATTTATCATCTAGAGGATATAATGTAACTCATTATCATGCAGGATTGTCTGAAGAAGCAAGAAGAACTAATCAAGAAGGATTTATATATGATAGAGCAACTATAATGATAGCAACCAATGCTTTTGGTATGGGAATCGATAAACCTAATATAAGATATGTAATTCATTATAATATGCCTAGAAACATAGAAAGTTATTATCAAGAGATTGGTAGAGCAGGTAGAGATGGGGAAAAGAGTGAATGTACATTATTATTTGCTCCACAGGATGTTCAAGTTCAAAAATATTTAATAGAGCATTCTATAGAAAATGAAGAGAGAAAAATCAATCAATATAGAAAACTTCAACAAATGATGGATTTTGTATATAGCAATGAGTGTTATAGAAAATACATTTTAGCTTACTTTGGAGAAGAATATGATAAAGAGTGTAATAACTGTAGTAATTGTCTAAGTGAAGGTGATGTAGTAGATAAGACTATAGAAGCACAAAAAGTTCTTTCGTGTATATATAGAATGAAACATAAATTTGGAACTGGAATGCTTGTAGATGTTCTTAGAGGTTCTAAGAATAAAAAAGTTCTTCAATTCAAATTTAATGAGCTTTCGACTTATGGATTAATGAAAGATTATTCAGCAGAAGATCTTAAAAATTTTATTAATACGCTCATTTCTCAAGGTTATATAAGTGTAATTGAAGGTACTTATCCAGTTCTAACTTTAAATGAACGATCTAGAAATGTCTTAGTTTCTAAAGAAAAGGTACAATTGAAAGAATTTAAGGTTGAAAAGAAAGTTAGAGAAGATAATGAATTGTATGAAATCCTTAGAGGTATAAGACAAGAGTTAGCAAAAGAAAATAATGTTCCTCCATACATAATATTCGGTGATGTTACCCTAAAAGAAATGGCTATAAAATATCCAACTAATAAAGAAACTATGCTTAACATTACAGGGGTAGGAGAAGTCAAGTATAGTAAATATGGTGAAGCATTTGAAGATGCCATAAAAGAGTTTGTGGAGGAACATAATATTGTAATTAATAATGATATTGAAATTGAATCTAAAAATGAAGAGAATGATAAGAAAGATAATGATTTAAAATTAGAAGTAACAACAGACAGCGAATTATATGATAAGTTATATAAAGCAAGAAGTGAATTTGCAAAGAAAGAAAAAAGCATGTTCCCTCAAATGATTATGTCTATGAATACTTTAAAAGAAATAAGTGGAAGGTATCCAATAAATTTAGAGCAGCTAAAAGATATTAGTGGCATGGGACCTAAAAAGATAAGTTCTTATGGGGAAAAGATAATAGAAATAGTAAATGATTATGTAATTCAAAATAATATCCAAGTTAATTGGTGTGAAAAAAAGAGAAAGAAAGTAATTATTGATGGAGAAACACGTGAAAGCAATCAAATTTCTATAGATATGCTTAAAGAAGGTATAAATATTCATGAAGTATCAGAAAAAATAGAACTTTCAATATCTACTATTTTGGGATATGTAACAGACTATATTAAGGAAGTTGGCGATAATGTATTTGATATTAATTTACATGAATTCTATAATGATGAAGAGGAAGAATTAATACAAAATGTTTGCGAAAAATTAGGCGATGATAAAATAAGTGTGTTAAAAAAGGAACTTCCTTCATATATCAAGTACGAAAGTATAAGAGCAGTAATATTAAAAAAATATGTTAGCTAGATTTTAAATAAAAGTTTTTGTTTTACAATATAAACAAATTTTGAGCTAGAATTAAACTTTGAAATATATCATAACTAGAAAGAAGCTGTATTCTTTTTTGAGTGTTGCATTGATAAGTTGTCTGTAGTTATTTCTTCAGTAGAAGTTGTTCCATTCTTGCTTGTCCTTAATTTACTTAAGGAGTATGTAGGAATGAGCACAGCTTCTGCTGTTAGAAATCCACAGTCAAATTATCTAGCAATTAAGAAAAAGAATACAGCTTCTTTTGGTAAGTTACCACATAAATTTAAATCATAATTGGTCTTTAGGAATATTATAAAATATTATAAATATATTTAGTAATAAGAATTAAGGCTCATGAAAGAAAATAACACTTTTAAATGTGCCTAAACATACGAAACAAATAATAGAGAGGTGTAATCAAATTGGATCCATATGAAGTTTTAGGAATTGATACAAGTGCATCTGAAGAAGAAATAAAAAATAAATATATAAATTTACTTGCTGAATATACAAAAAATCAAGATGATACTACACCAGTTAAGATTCAAGTTCTTAATACAGCTTACAATAAACTTATTAATGGACGTGTATATAAAGAAATTAGAAGTTTAATTGATAAAAGGAATTTTACAGGTGCTGAAGCAAAATTAAACATAGTTAATGATAGGAATAGTGCAGAATGGAATTATCTACAAGGATTTGTATCACTTCAAAAAGGTTGGTTTGAAGCAGGGCTTAATTATATAAAAACAGCTGTAGATTTAGAACCTGATAATACTGAATATTTAAGTAGCTTAAATAAGTTACAGTCTAGAATCATAGATTATATAACAAAATATCAAAATGTTAAGCAAAGCTCTAATCCTAATTCTAATAACATGAATGCTTGTGGTGGTG
This genomic interval carries:
- the recQ gene encoding DNA helicase RecQ gives rise to the protein MSNSAIDFLEKYYGYKSFRRGQESIINSIIDGKDVLAIMPTGGGKSICYQIPALMLEGMTIVISPLISLMKDQVDTLKDMGIKGELINSTLSASEENEVINNIENGNIKILYIAPERLESMGFLDVISRCNISQIAVDEAHCISQWGHDFRSSYKRISYFIDLLKDRPIITAFTATASEEVREDIINLLRLKDPKVFVTGFDRENLAINVIKGGSKKSYLYNYIENNKDVSGIIYAATRKEVDNIYEDLSSRGYNVTHYHAGLSEEARRTNQEGFIYDRATIMIATNAFGMGIDKPNIRYVIHYNMPRNIESYYQEIGRAGRDGEKSECTLLFAPQDVQVQKYLIEHSIENEERKINQYRKLQQMMDFVYSNECYRKYILAYFGEEYDKECNNCSNCLSEGDVVDKTIEAQKVLSCIYRMKHKFGTGMLVDVLRGSKNKKVLQFKFNELSTYGLMKDYSAEDLKNFINTLISQGYISVIEGTYPVLTLNERSRNVLVSKEKVQLKEFKVEKKVREDNELYEILRGIRQELAKENNVPPYIIFGDVTLKEMAIKYPTNKETMLNITGVGEVKYSKYGEAFEDAIKEFVEEHNIVINNDIEIESKNEENDKKDNDLKLEVTTDSELYDKLYKARSEFAKKEKSMFPQMIMSMNTLKEISGRYPINLEQLKDISGMGPKKISSYGEKIIEIVNDYVIQNNIQVNWCEKKRKKVIIDGETRESNQISIDMLKEGINIHEVSEKIELSISTILGYVTDYIKEVGDNVFDINLHEFYNDEEEELIQNVCEKLGDDKISVLKKELPSYIKYESIRAVILKKYVS
- a CDS encoding J domain-containing protein — encoded protein: MDPYEVLGIDTSASEEEIKNKYINLLAEYTKNQDDTTPVKIQVLNTAYNKLINGRVYKEIRSLIDKRNFTGAEAKLNIVNDRNSAEWNYLQGFVSLQKGWFEAGLNYIKTAVDLEPDNTEYLSSLNKLQSRIIDYITKYQNVKQSSNPNSNNMNACGGGNNSGNGGMC